The Coffea arabica cultivar ET-39 chromosome 3c, Coffea Arabica ET-39 HiFi, whole genome shotgun sequence genome contains a region encoding:
- the LOC113736075 gene encoding uncharacterized protein: protein MYLWSLQSSPNPLNSTISFLYRNPEIPKPRNAIPARDRVIDFGKYKGKMVGTLPSNYLKWVSKNLRARDFEEWAKLADEVLEDPVYKDRIEWEFAQKVLNGDVLSSKSVQLQQKSAVSDLVEISERFGWDNEDKLGWAKVDFRLLGTSKGGRIPRVSDSGPRVMRDGGLEIVKPKAGESGPVKGRRKERREKLKLRRRKNGERNGIKVDDKGNFGNSSKNKLDGDQEEVDEDRRVDIIKTKSSSVFPGREAFLKKAVNRRRF from the coding sequence ATGTATCTCTGGTCTCTTCAGTCCTCACCAAACCCGCTCAACTCCACCATTTCATTCCTCTACAGAAACCCGGAAATCCCAAAACCCAGGAATGCAATCCCGGCACGTGACAGAGTCATTGACTTTGGGAAGTACAAGGGCAAAATGGTAGGGACCCTTCCTTCAAATTACCTCAAATGGGTCTCCAAAAACTTGAGGGCACGTGACTTTGAAGAGTGGGCTAAGCTTGCTGATGAAGTTCTTGAAGACCCAGTTTACAAAGACAGGATAGAATGGGAGTTTGCCCAGAAGGTGCTGAACGGCGACGTTTTGAGCTCGAAAAGTGTTCAGCTTCAGCAGAAGAGTGCTGTGTCGGATTTGGTTGAGATAAGCGAAAGGTTTGGATGGGATAATGAGGATAAGCTGGGCTGGGCCAAGGTTGATTTCAGGCTACTCGGGACGTCGAAAGGGGGAAGGATACCGAGGGTGTCAGACTCTGGGCCTAGGGTTATGAGAGACGGTGGGTTGGAGATTGTGAAGCCCAAGGCGGGGGAGAGTGGGCCTGTCAAAGGAAGGAGGAAGGAGAGGCGGGAGAAGTTGAAGCTGAGGAGGAGGAAAAATGGGGAGAGAAATGGCATTAAAGTTGATGATAAGGGTAATTTTGGCAATTCAAGTAAGAATAAATTAGATGGAGATCAAGAGGAGGTTGATGAAGATCGCAGGGTGGATAttattaaaactaaaagtagtAGTGTATTTCCAGGACGTGAAGCATTCTTGAAGAAAGCAGTTAACAGGAGAAGATTTTGA